The DNA segment ACCCGGTGTGCCTCAAAACGTGGAAAGAACACACACTACCGTACAGAGGAGGCCTCTGAGGAGAGAATAAAACACCGGCCGCCCGGCCAGAGCACCGTCAAGAAAGAAGTAGCGATCAGATTGGCGCTTCACCAATCTTCTTGATCAGGCTGTCGATGACCACGTCACGCATCCCTTCCACGAACTTGATGCTCCCGACGACAAGGTGCCCACCGCCGCTCACGCCGCCACCGACGATCTCGCTATGCAGTTCGCGCACCATCTGCGGGATGTTCATCATGACGCCCCGGGAACGCAGGACGGCAAAGTCCGGCCCGAACCCGATCGTGACGACCGGTTCTCCCGGGTGCTGCCGGACCAGCCGGTCGTGCACCTCCCCGGAAGTCTTCCCCGGCGGTGGGAACGTGAACCGGTGAGCAAACATCTCCACGTCGAGCATGAAGAGGTGAGCACCATTCGGGAGCATCCGGCTCTCGACGTGGGGCATGTTGGTCTCGATCTGCTCTTCGATCGCCCGGTTCGCCTCTTCGACCAGCAGGTGAACGAACCGTTCGTGGCGTTCGGGCTCGCCGGAGAGGTTCAGGATGTCCTTGACGATCTCTCTTCCGTCGCTGAACCGGAGCCAGAACTGCTCGTAGTCGAGCGCGAGCGCGATATCGCGGCAATCGTCCTCCGAGTACTCGGGCGCAGCCACCGCAAGGTAGCGGGCACGCTCCGGCGCTTCGCTCCGGTCGCCGAGCCCCGCGATTGCCGGCAGGTGCCGGATCTGGTTCTCGACCGCCGGGTTGACCATGCGGGCGACCTCTGTGCCCAGCATTCCGGCCGTGATCCCGTAGTCGCCGCCCACGTGGTAGGGGTTGACGTGCCCGATCAGGTAATCGTCCACGATCTCGTCGGGGTGGTGGTGGTCGACGACCATCACCGGGAGACCGAAGATCCGGGTTACCTTCAGCGACGGCATATCCTCCTCGGTCGACCCGTTGTCCATCAGGAGGATCATCGGCATCTTCTGCCCGTAGCGGACGTTGTCCTTGAGGGCGAAGTCGAGATCCCGCGTGATATCCTCGATCTCGTAGAACGGAGCCTTGGATGGGGATCGCTTGAAGAGGAAGAACTCCGCGTCGAAATCGCCACCACTCTCCCGGATCAGTGCGGTCACCGCCTGCTCGACGGCAACGGCGGCGCATATGCCGTCTGCATCCGCGTGGTGCCGGAGGATGATCGGCCGCGCGGTCAGGACAGCCTTTCTGATCTCCTTTGCCACGTTGCGCATCTGCGGCCGGAGGGCCTCGAGGACCTCGCTCTCCACCAGGAACGGGAGGTCGAGCGGCTCAGCACGCTCATCGAGCGCCGCGTCGATCCGCTCCCTGACCCGTGCCGCATCCTCCGGCTCCATCACCATCATAGACGAGACTTCGATCTGGAGCTGGTTGTTGCGTTGCATCACTTCGCCCGTGAGGGCGACGATAGCCCCGAGTTCCACCTCGGGATACGCGCGGACGCCCGCCTCGACGAACGCTGCGGCATTCGCGGTGCCCGACTCGTCCACGAGGGTAAAGATCGTCGGCCCCGACGTCTGCTTGATCTGGGCAATCTCGCCCTCGATCAGCACGGTCCTGCCGATCTTCTTCCCGATATCGGCAATCAGCACGGTCGTCGTCGTCCGGGTCACGTTCTCCGTCTGGTAGACAGTCGGCGTGACCTCCTCGAGATCGATGTTGCCGTTGCTCCGGATCTGGAGGACGTGAACGATGATCGGGTCGCGCTCGCTATGCTGCACCTTCACGTTGCTCTTATGAACGAGCCCTTTGACCCGGTCGTTTAACTGGACAAAAACGCCGAACGGGGCAAATCCCTGCACCCGCCCGAGGTACGTCTTTCCTTCCTCCACCTCGTCGAGACTGCAGTTCGCACCGAGGCGGTAAACAATCGTATCTTCTGTATCTTCCATAGTAATTCTCCCAATTATTCTTCGGAAACCTCGGCGGCGTGCCCGGCAAGTTCGTAGAGCCGGCACTCACCGTCCCGCCTGCCCTTTGCTATGATGATATCCCCGCTCTGCAGCCTGACGCTCTTCCCCGGGCGGTAGACCCATCGGTCGCCGTGCTTGGTGGCGAGCACGATCATCCCGGTCACCGTCGCAAGCGACATCTCCTTGAGCGTTCTCCCCACGAGCGGCGACGACGGCGTCACGGTCATCCGCGTGATGATCTCGTCCGACTCCCGGACGATCTTCTTGAAGATCGGCGGGATCTCGATGTCACGCAGCAGGACGTCGACGATCGAATGGGCCGAATCGCTGATCGCCTGCGCGAACGAAGACATGTACAGCAGGCCGCGAAGATAGCGCACGTCCTCGATCTTTCGTGCCGCTTCGAGGATCCAGAGATCCAGGTCGTAGCGCATATCGTCGAGCGTGCTGTCGAGAGCGACCACCTCGTGCGCCACCTCCATGTTGTTGAAGAGGAGGGAGGTATACGCCAGCCCGACGGAGAGCTCCGAGAGGTTCTTCATCTCGATGATCAGCTGAACCGCCCGGTCGAGGTCGTCGACCTCTCCCGCGGACGAGGCCTCGACCCGGGGACGCTCCCCCGACCCCGCCATCATGGAGAGGATCTCCCCTCCGGCCTCCGGCCCCCGCGCGATCAGGATATCCTCGCTCTCCACCCGGGTGTCCTTGTCGGGATCGTAGATCCAGCCCTTTCCGCGCCGGATGGCGATCACCTGCATGCCCGTCGTGCTCTGGACTTTGAGATCGCCGAGCGTGCGGCCGGCAACCTCGCTTCCCTGGCTGACGATAACCCGGGTGACGATCTCCTCGGCCTCCGGGAAGACTCGCTTGAGTTTTGCCGGGAAGCGGATGTCTTTCAAGATGAGTTTTGCGATATCCGAGGCCGAGTTCGCGATCCTCTCCGCAGCCTCGGCCACCTGGAGCATGCCGCTCATCGCCTCGGCCTCTTCGATCCTTCTCGCGCCGAGGACACTCTGAATCCTGGCCTGGTAGACCAGTTTGTTCATCCTCTCCTCGAGGTTGATCACCTCGAGCGCTATCTCTTTGCTGTCGAAGAGGATCGCTGAATAAGAAAGATCGACCATCAGCTCGGAGACGTCTTTCATCTCTATGAGGACGTCTTTGAAGCTGATCGGCTGATATTCATGTTCCATCATGGTATGTTAACCGTCGTTCTCCATTCTTTCACTACAACAGCAGGCCTATCGCCGTCACGAGCGCGGCTGCACCGATCAGGTCGATCAGACTTGTGATGACGGGGATTCCGAAGTTGTCGGGATCGAGACCGTACCGGAATGAAAGGCTCGCGGTGACGTATGCCACGCCGTTCACCAGTGTCATGACGACCAGACCCGCCGCAAGGCTGATGATGACCAGCATCCCGAGACCGGGGCTGTTCAACCCCATGAGCACCGCCGCACCATGCGCGATGAGCGCCAGCAGTGGAAGCAGTATCAACGTATAGAGATAGGAAATAATAAAATGATGCACGACGCCGCGCTCGGGGAGGAACGAAGGGTTGAGCTCGCCGGTGTGCATCCCCGTCGAGAGACGCGACCCGAGAATGCCGCCGATCGACCCGAGGCAGCCCGTGAACGGCGGTATCAGGATGAGGAAGACTGCGATCGCCACCAGTGCGTCGAGGCTGAAGGAGTAGGTCAGGCCGGCCAGCGTGCCGAGGACGCTGAGCGGGATGAGCAGAAAGAGATTCTCCCGGACAATCGGTCCGATCCCCTCCGGCCGGTGCAGGGTGTAGATGACGGCGGCGACCGCGATCGCGACCGTGATGCCCCCGAGAACCAGGCGCATCGCAGGAGAGAGGAGCATGACGAAGGTCGCCGAGAGCACGAGGATGGGAAGCGTAATGATGTCTCCGGAGGTGGTGACGGTCGGTGCGCCGATCATGTCGAGGTCGAGACCGTAGCGGTAGCTTGCAAGGGCGATGAGCAGGGTGATCGCCGTCACCACGGCTCCCGCGACGATGCCGGTGACGACCGAGATCAGCACGAGGTCGGTGACGCTGATTACGGGACTGTCGAAGATGCGGCTCGCCGCGTAGGAGAAGATACCGATGACGAGCGCGATAAGAATGGTTATCACGAACGACGCGCGGATGTTGTCGCCGAGAACGCTGCCTTCCTCGAAGTCGATGGAGAACTCCCCGAGGTGCATCGCCGAAGAGAGGCGGGAGGCGAAGACACCGGCTATGCTTCCCCGGATATGGATGATCGACGGCAGGAGCACCATAAGGCCGGGGATCAGCGCGAGGACTTCACGTACGGAACCGAGATAGATCCCCGCAATGCTCGAGATGACGGCACTGACGAGCAGGGCGCCGAGACCGGTAAGTATCAGGCGGCTCCGGCTGAATATGCCCTGTTCCATCACAATCACCGTCCATCTCGATCAACTCCTGTACGGGATCTCCAGCACGGCCAGATCGGCCGGCAGAATCACGTCTCCCTCATACTGTCGCTTTGCATCGTGTATATGGTTTGCTGTGCTTGCATAGCGGGAACTTATGTGCATCAGGGCAAGCATACGGGCGCCCAGGGCCGTTGCGGCCTCACCCGCCTCTCCTGCGGTCGAGTGGAGGACGTCGCGGGCGCGATCGCTCTCCTGGTCGTCGAAGGTGGCGTCGTGGATCAGAAGATCTGCACCCCGGATCAGCGCCGCGATGCCGGGCTGGTCCTGGAGCGGGCGGGTGTCGCCGGTATAGACGATCTTCCGGCCCGGGCGCGGCTCTCCCATCACGTCGGCGGGACGGACCGCGGTCTCGACGCCGTCGCGGACGACGCGGACCTCCTCCCCGCGCTGCAGCCGCCCGAAGAGCGGGCCCGGCGGGACGCCGAGTTCGATCGCCCGCTCGCGGTTGAACCTGCCCGGCCGCTCGTCCTCCTCCAGCACGTAGCCGAGCCCGGGGATGCCGTGGAGCGTCGTAAACGCCCGGACGGTGTAGCCGTTGAAGGGCACGACCGAACCGTGCTCGAGGACGTGGGCGGTGACGGAGAAACCCCTGGTGTGGCGGCTGATCCTCTGCACGAGATCGACGAACTCGCCGACCCAGGGTGGGCCGTAGATCGGGAGCGGATCGGTGCGCCCCATGAACGCGAGCGTCTCGACGAGCCCGAAGACACCGAGGAAGTGGTCGGCGTGCCAGTGGGTGATGAAGACGGCGTTCACGGTAAACCCGGTCCGGGCGCGCATCATCTGCTGCTGGGCGCCCTCCCCGCAGTCGAAGAGCAGGGTGTCGGAACCCCGCCGGATCAGGAGACAGGAGGGGTTCCTCTGCGGGGAGGGGAGCGCCCCTGCTGTCCCGAGGAAGTGAACGTGGAGTGTCTCGCCGGCTATACGAACCACTTCCTGAATGCGGCGAGGCTCCGCTTTGCCTCTTCAAGGTTCCGACCTTCAATGACGACCGGGCCGGAGTAGTCGCGAGCGATGACCCGCCCGACCTTCTCCCAGGCGATGGTGCCGTCGCCGAGCGCAAGGTGCTCGTCCGACTGTCCGTGGTTGTCGTGGATGTGCAGGTGATCGACCTCGGTGACGTGTGTAAGGAAGGCATCCACAAGACCGTTGGTGTTGGCGTGCCCGACATCCAGCGTGATCCCGATCCCTGCGATTCCTTCGGTGAGGCCAAGGATCTCCTCGGGGTAGCGGCAGAGGAAGTCCTTGATGCTGATCATGTTCTCGACGCACGCGAGGACGCCGTGGTCTTCCGCGCACTTCCCGATCTCGACGAGCGCGGTCTTCTGCATCTCCCAGACCTTCTCGGGGACGAGCTTGCCTATCGGAGAGACGAAACCCGGGTGAACGGTCACCCGGTCGGTCAGTTCGGCCGCGTGCTGGATGCAGCAGCAGGTCTGGCGGATTGACTCGCGCCAGATCGGGTAGTTCAACGATGCGAGGTTTAAGTCGCTGTATGGCGCGTGCACGGTCGCGAGAAGGCCGGTGCTCTCGAGGTTCTCCCGGACAGCAGCGAAGTTCTCGGGGTTGTCCAGGCGATACTTCCCGTCGGCGACGATCTCCCATCCGGTATACCCGATCTCTTCGAGCCCGTAGACCCAGTCACGTGACTCCCAGATCTTCGACGAGGCTGAAAAATACGGGACAAGACTCATTCTTCTCTACCTCCCAGCCGGCAGAGCAGGGCGCGGATCTCTGCGGCGAACTCTTCAAGCGATGCTTCATTCGTGACCCGGCAGTCCGCCTGTTCCAGGGCGCGCCCGAGCCCCCACCCGAGTTCCCGCTCGTCGCGGGCCCGCAGTTCTTCGGGGGTGAGGGAGTCGTCGGACCGGCCCCGGTTCTTGAGCCGCCGGTAGCGCGTCGTAAACGACGAATCGATCCCAATGAGCGTGAAGTCGGGGAAATGGTCCCGAAACGTCGCCACCTCGTAATCTCCCCGAATGCCGTCCACGAGCGCCACCGGGGCACCCGTCGCCTCGATCCTCGGGATGGTGATCCGGGCGATGGCGTCCATGCCGAGGTCTGCGCGCAACTTCCCGGCGATTGCGCCAAAGTTCGCGTCGGTCGGGGGAAGCCCGGCTTCCTTCACCCGTTCCCGTATGGCATCTCCCATGACCACGACCGGGATCCCGAGATCCCGGGCAATCCTTGACGCCTCTCCCTTCCCGCTTGCCGGCATACCAACGATTCCAATGACCTTCATCAGGTTCCTCCTATATCCAGAACAGCGGGCCTCGCCGGCGAGCGACCGGCTGCAGGGTCCCGGCGGTGCAGGTTGCGGCGGCCGCCGCAAATGTCTTCATAAACGTGCGTTCTCGACGATATTATGCTTAACGTCACCGGAACAGTTACTGCTCCGGGTCGTAGACGACCTCGCCGTCCTCCCGGGTCCGTATACGAACCCGGCGGCCGAGCGGCGCCGCTGCCGCCTCGAGTTCCTGCCGGGTCAGGGGAACGAAGCCCGCGGCCACGCCCTGCTGGATCACGAGGTCGAGCCCGCGGGTATCCTGTGCGATGGCCGGAAGGTCCTCCTCGCGGCCCCGGAAGAGGGTGACCACAGCCTGGAAGGTCTCGAGGCTGCCGTCGGCCTTCGCCCGTTTGCAGGCGGCGAGCGACTGCTTCACCGCATCGGCGGCGGTGAGTTCCAGGAGGTCGTCGTAGCGTTCCCACGTCGTCTTGATATCGAGCGCAATCATGTCGACGAGGTGCTTCGCAAGAAGGTCCTCGATCACCCGGGGGAAGATGCCGTTCGTGTGCAGGCCGACGGACAATCCCATGTTGCGGGCAGCGGCGGCGAGGTGGGCGAGTGCCTGCCCCTGCAGGGTAGGCTCCCCGCCGGAGAAGACCACGGCGCCCGCAACCGTGCGGGACTCCCGGATCATCGCGATGATCTCGTCTGCGTCGCGCAGGTCCTCGCCGTCCTGGATAGCGATGTTGTGGCAGTAGAAGCAGCGCGCGGGGCACCCCCGGAGAAAGACGGTGCAGGCCGCCCGCCCCCGCCAGTCGACGGTGCTGATCGGGACAAAACCTCCGAAATTGACGTACAAATAATCACCAGGCGCTAAAGAGGTGCTCCGTTATTTCTTGTAAGCCTTGGCTTTCCGGCTAAGAAAAAAGATCTGAATAAGGTAAAGTCAAGTTTACTTGTTGAGAGAACAAGCCCAATTTAACCCTAATCCCAAAAACAAGCCTTTATCAACTCTTTTCTGCAAATATAGGGCCATGAGTCTCATAGAAGACGCCCGGCGCGGTGTCGTCACTGAAGAGATGCGGATCGTCGCAGCAGCGGAGGGGGTTACCGAAGATTTCGTCCGGCGCGGTGTGGCCGAGGGTCACATCGTCATTCCGGTCTCCCCCTACCGGAGGGTGAAGATCTGCGGCATCGGCGAAGGGCTTCGCACGAAGGTCAATGCAAGCATCGGGACGTCGACGGATATGGTCGACGTCGATATGGAGGTCGAGAAGGTCCGGCAGGCCGAGCGCGCCGGTGCCGATACGTTGATGGAACTCTCCACCGGCGGCGACTTTTTAGAGATCCGGCGCCGGGTCGTCGAGGCGACCACCCTCTCGGTCGGGTCGGTCCCGCTCTACCAGGCGTTCATCGAGGCCGCCCGGAAGCGTGGGGCGGTCGTCCACATGGAGCCGGACGACCTCTTCCGGATCACAGCGGAGCAGGCGAAGCTCGGGACCAACTTCATGGCGATCCACACCGGGATCAACTACGAGACGATGAAGCGCCTCCAGAACCAGGGGCGGCACGGCGGGCTCGTCTCCCGGGGCGGGGCCTTCATGACCGCGTGGATGCTCCACAACGAGAAGGAGAACCCGCTTTATTCGGAGTTCGACTACCTGCTCGAGATCTTGAAGGAGCACGAGGTCACCCTCTCGTTCGGCAACGGGATGCGGGCGGGAGCGGTTCACGACGCGACCGA comes from the Methanoculleus marisnigri JR1 genome and includes:
- a CDS encoding DHH family phosphoesterase — protein: MEDTEDTIVYRLGANCSLDEVEEGKTYLGRVQGFAPFGVFVQLNDRVKGLVHKSNVKVQHSERDPIIVHVLQIRSNGNIDLEEVTPTVYQTENVTRTTTTVLIADIGKKIGRTVLIEGEIAQIKQTSGPTIFTLVDESGTANAAAFVEAGVRAYPEVELGAIVALTGEVMQRNNQLQIEVSSMMVMEPEDAARVRERIDAALDERAEPLDLPFLVESEVLEALRPQMRNVAKEIRKAVLTARPIILRHHADADGICAAVAVEQAVTALIRESGGDFDAEFFLFKRSPSKAPFYEIEDITRDLDFALKDNVRYGQKMPMILLMDNGSTEEDMPSLKVTRIFGLPVMVVDHHHPDEIVDDYLIGHVNPYHVGGDYGITAGMLGTEVARMVNPAVENQIRHLPAIAGLGDRSEAPERARYLAVAAPEYSEDDCRDIALALDYEQFWLRFSDGREIVKDILNLSGEPERHERFVHLLVEEANRAIEEQIETNMPHVESRMLPNGAHLFMLDVEMFAHRFTFPPPGKTSGEVHDRLVRQHPGEPVVTIGFGPDFAVLRSRGVMMNIPQMVRELHSEIVGGGVSGGGHLVVGSIKFVEGMRDVVIDSLIKKIGEAPI
- a CDS encoding potassium channel family protein, translated to MMEHEYQPISFKDVLIEMKDVSELMVDLSYSAILFDSKEIALEVINLEERMNKLVYQARIQSVLGARRIEEAEAMSGMLQVAEAAERIANSASDIAKLILKDIRFPAKLKRVFPEAEEIVTRVIVSQGSEVAGRTLGDLKVQSTTGMQVIAIRRGKGWIYDPDKDTRVESEDILIARGPEAGGEILSMMAGSGERPRVEASSAGEVDDLDRAVQLIIEMKNLSELSVGLAYTSLLFNNMEVAHEVVALDSTLDDMRYDLDLWILEAARKIEDVRYLRGLLYMSSFAQAISDSAHSIVDVLLRDIEIPPIFKKIVRESDEIITRMTVTPSSPLVGRTLKEMSLATVTGMIVLATKHGDRWVYRPGKSVRLQSGDIIIAKGRRDGECRLYELAGHAAEVSEE
- a CDS encoding magnesium transporter — its product is MEQGIFSRSRLILTGLGALLVSAVISSIAGIYLGSVREVLALIPGLMVLLPSIIHIRGSIAGVFASRLSSAMHLGEFSIDFEEGSVLGDNIRASFVITILIALVIGIFSYAASRIFDSPVISVTDLVLISVVTGIVAGAVVTAITLLIALASYRYGLDLDMIGAPTVTTSGDIITLPILVLSATFVMLLSPAMRLVLGGITVAIAVAAVIYTLHRPEGIGPIVRENLFLLIPLSVLGTLAGLTYSFSLDALVAIAVFLILIPPFTGCLGSIGGILGSRLSTGMHTGELNPSFLPERGVVHHFIISYLYTLILLPLLALIAHGAAVLMGLNSPGLGMLVIISLAAGLVVMTLVNGVAYVTASLSFRYGLDPDNFGIPVITSLIDLIGAAALVTAIGLLL
- a CDS encoding ribonuclease Z; translated protein: MVRIAGETLHVHFLGTAGALPSPQRNPSCLLIRRGSDTLLFDCGEGAQQQMMRARTGFTVNAVFITHWHADHFLGVFGLVETLAFMGRTDPLPIYGPPWVGEFVDLVQRISRHTRGFSVTAHVLEHGSVVPFNGYTVRAFTTLHGIPGLGYVLEEDERPGRFNRERAIELGVPPGPLFGRLQRGEEVRVVRDGVETAVRPADVMGEPRPGRKIVYTGDTRPLQDQPGIAALIRGADLLIHDATFDDQESDRARDVLHSTAGEAGEAATALGARMLALMHISSRYASTANHIHDAKRQYEGDVILPADLAVLEIPYRS
- a CDS encoding sugar phosphate isomerase/epimerase family protein, coding for MSLVPYFSASSKIWESRDWVYGLEEIGYTGWEIVADGKYRLDNPENFAAVRENLESTGLLATVHAPYSDLNLASLNYPIWRESIRQTCCCIQHAAELTDRVTVHPGFVSPIGKLVPEKVWEMQKTALVEIGKCAEDHGVLACVENMISIKDFLCRYPEEILGLTEGIAGIGITLDVGHANTNGLVDAFLTHVTEVDHLHIHDNHGQSDEHLALGDGTIAWEKVGRVIARDYSGPVVIEGRNLEEAKRSLAAFRKWFV
- a CDS encoding dephospho-CoA kinase, encoding MKVIGIVGMPASGKGEASRIARDLGIPVVVMGDAIRERVKEAGLPPTDANFGAIAGKLRADLGMDAIARITIPRIEATGAPVALVDGIRGDYEVATFRDHFPDFTLIGIDSSFTTRYRRLKNRGRSDDSLTPEELRARDERELGWGLGRALEQADCRVTNEASLEEFAAEIRALLCRLGGREE
- a CDS encoding anaerobic ribonucleoside-triphosphate reductase activating protein is translated as MYVNFGGFVPISTVDWRGRAACTVFLRGCPARCFYCHNIAIQDGEDLRDADEIIAMIRESRTVAGAVVFSGGEPTLQGQALAHLAAAARNMGLSVGLHTNGIFPRVIEDLLAKHLVDMIALDIKTTWERYDDLLELTAADAVKQSLAACKRAKADGSLETFQAVVTLFRGREEDLPAIAQDTRGLDLVIQQGVAAGFVPLTRQELEAAAAPLGRRVRIRTREDGEVVYDPEQ
- the thiC gene encoding phosphomethylpyrimidine synthase ThiC encodes the protein MSLIEDARRGVVTEEMRIVAAAEGVTEDFVRRGVAEGHIVIPVSPYRRVKICGIGEGLRTKVNASIGTSTDMVDVDMEVEKVRQAERAGADTLMELSTGGDFLEIRRRVVEATTLSVGSVPLYQAFIEAARKRGAVVHMEPDDLFRITAEQAKLGTNFMAIHTGINYETMKRLQNQGRHGGLVSRGGAFMTAWMLHNEKENPLYSEFDYLLEILKEHEVTLSFGNGMRAGAVHDATDRAQVQELLINAELADKAHEQGVQTIIEGPGHIPVDEIQTNVVLQKRVTNRRPFYMLGPLVTDIAPGYDDRVAAIGAALSSSYGADFICYVTPAEHLALPTPEEVYEGVMSSRIAAHVGDMIKLKKRDADLEMGHARRDLDWERQFAVAMNPERARAIRDERMPADTDGCTMCGDYCALKIVGRHFNF